Proteins from a genomic interval of Streptomyces sp. Tu6071:
- the gltB gene encoding glutamate synthase large subunit has protein sequence MRTPRPQSPRTAAKGSAVTSTSWAHMDARPAAQGLYDPSNEHDACGVGFVATLTGEASHTLVEQGLTVLKNLEHRGATGSEPDSGDGAGLLSQIPDAFLREVAGFELPAPGAYAVGIAFLPDNEPDEVADAVAILAREEGLDVLGWREVPVAPQLLGAAARATMPVFRQLFVADAGTDPATGAPATEIALDRRAFLLRKRAERELGVYFPSLSARTIVYKGMLTTGQLEPFFPDLSDRRFASAVALVHSRFSTNTFPSWPLAHPYRFIAHNGEINTVKGNRNWMRARESQLASELFPGESLERIFPICTPDASDSASFDEVLELLHLGGRSLPHSVLMMIPEAWENHASMDPARRAFYEYHSALMEPWDGPAAVAFTDGVQIGAVLDRNGLRPGRYWVTDDGLVVLGSEVGVLDIDPAKVVRKGRLQPGRMFLVDTAEHRIIEDDEVKAALAAEHPYEEWVEAGEIELPDLPEREHVVHTHASVTRRQQTFGYTEEELRVLIAPMAKAGAEPIGSMGTDSPIAALSARPRLLFDYFTQLFAQVTNPPLDAIREELVTSLRSVLGPQGNLLEPTAASCRGVTLPFPVIDNDELAKLIHINADGDLPGMKAVTLSGLYRVSGGGASLAARIEEIRAETDAAIEAGARLIVLSDRHSDAEHAPIPSLLLTAAVHHHLIKTKQRSEVGLLVEAGDVREVHHVALLIGYGAAAVNPYLAMESVEDLVRAGTFLPDTEVEQGIRNLIKALGKGVLKVMSKMGISTVASYRGAQVFEAVGLAADFVDTYFSGTTSKIGGIGIDVVAEEVAARHAKAYPPTGIPSAHRALEIGGEYQWRREGEPHLFDPETVFRLQHATRSRRYDIFQKYTERVNEQSERLMTLRGLFHFSTGRTPVPLDEVEPVSEIVKRFSTGAMSYGSISKEAHENLAIAMNQLGGKSNTGEGGEDADRLYDPARRSAIKQVASGRFGVTSEYLVNADDIQIKMAQGAKPGEGGQLPGHKVYPWVATTRHSTPGVGLISPPPHHDIYSIEDLAQLIHDLKNANPRARVHVKLVSEVGVGTVAAGVSKAHADVVLVSGHDGGTGASPLTSLKHAGGPWELGLAETQQTLLLNGLRDRIVVQTDGQLKTGRDVVIAALLGAEEYGFATAPLVVSGCVMMRVCHLDTCPVGIATQNPVLRERFAGKPEFVVNFFEFIAEEVRELLAELGFRSLDEAIGHAEYLDTTRAVNHWKAQGLDLAPLFHVPELPEGTARRQVTEQDHGLAKALDNELIKLAADALAASSPEAAPPVRGQLAIRNINRTVGTMLGHEVTRRFGGAGLPDDTIDITFTGSAGQSFGAFLPHGVTLRLEGDANDYVGKGLSGGRVVVRPDRGADHLAEYSTIAGNTIAYGATGGELFLRGRSGERFCVRNSGATVVSEGVGDHGCEYMTGGRALVLGATGRNFAAGMSGGIAYVIDLDRDNVNGESLASVTDVLDEADTAWLHETVRRHQEETGSTVAAKLLADWDSAVHRFSKIIPRTYQAVLAAKDAAERAGLSENETQDKMMEAATNG, from the coding sequence ATGCGTACTCCGCGCCCGCAGTCCCCGCGGACAGCGGCCAAGGGCTCCGCGGTCACCTCGACCTCCTGGGCCCACATGGACGCCCGCCCTGCCGCCCAGGGACTGTACGACCCCAGCAACGAGCACGACGCCTGCGGCGTCGGCTTCGTGGCGACCCTCACCGGCGAGGCGAGCCACACGCTCGTCGAGCAGGGCCTCACGGTGCTCAAGAACCTGGAGCACCGCGGCGCGACCGGTTCCGAGCCCGACTCCGGCGACGGCGCGGGCCTCCTCTCCCAGATCCCCGACGCCTTCCTGCGCGAGGTGGCCGGCTTCGAGCTGCCCGCCCCGGGCGCGTACGCCGTCGGCATCGCCTTCCTCCCCGACAACGAGCCCGACGAGGTCGCCGACGCCGTCGCGATCCTCGCCCGCGAGGAAGGGCTCGACGTCCTCGGCTGGCGCGAGGTCCCCGTGGCCCCCCAGCTCCTCGGCGCGGCGGCCCGCGCCACCATGCCCGTCTTCCGGCAGCTCTTCGTCGCCGACGCGGGCACGGACCCCGCCACCGGCGCACCCGCCACCGAGATCGCGCTCGACCGCCGCGCCTTCCTGCTGCGCAAGCGCGCGGAACGCGAACTCGGCGTCTACTTCCCCTCGCTCTCCGCCCGCACGATCGTGTACAAGGGCATGCTCACCACGGGGCAGCTGGAACCTTTCTTCCCCGACCTCTCGGACCGCCGCTTCGCGAGCGCCGTCGCCCTCGTCCACTCGCGCTTCTCGACGAACACCTTCCCGAGCTGGCCGCTCGCCCACCCGTACCGCTTCATCGCGCACAACGGCGAGATCAACACCGTCAAGGGCAACCGCAACTGGATGCGCGCCCGCGAGTCGCAGCTCGCCTCCGAGCTCTTCCCCGGCGAGTCCCTGGAGCGGATCTTCCCGATCTGCACCCCCGACGCCTCCGACTCCGCGTCCTTCGACGAGGTCCTCGAACTCCTCCACCTCGGTGGCCGCTCGCTCCCGCACAGCGTGCTCATGATGATCCCCGAGGCATGGGAGAACCACGCCTCGATGGACCCGGCACGGCGCGCCTTCTACGAGTACCACTCGGCGCTCATGGAGCCCTGGGACGGCCCCGCCGCCGTCGCCTTCACCGACGGCGTCCAGATCGGCGCCGTCCTCGACCGCAACGGCCTGCGCCCCGGCCGCTACTGGGTCACCGACGACGGCCTCGTCGTGCTCGGCTCCGAGGTCGGCGTCCTCGACATCGACCCCGCCAAGGTCGTCCGCAAGGGCCGCCTCCAGCCGGGCCGCATGTTCCTCGTGGACACCGCCGAGCACCGCATCATCGAGGACGACGAGGTCAAGGCCGCGCTCGCCGCCGAGCACCCCTACGAGGAGTGGGTCGAGGCCGGCGAGATCGAGCTGCCCGACCTGCCCGAGCGCGAGCACGTCGTGCACACGCACGCCTCCGTCACCCGCCGCCAGCAGACCTTCGGCTACACCGAGGAGGAGCTGCGCGTCCTCATCGCGCCCATGGCCAAGGCCGGGGCCGAGCCGATCGGCTCCATGGGCACGGACTCGCCGATCGCCGCGCTCTCCGCCCGCCCCCGGCTCCTCTTCGACTACTTCACGCAGCTCTTCGCGCAGGTCACCAACCCGCCGCTGGACGCGATCCGCGAGGAACTGGTCACCTCGCTGCGCTCCGTGCTCGGCCCCCAGGGCAACCTCCTGGAGCCCACCGCGGCCTCCTGTCGCGGCGTGACCCTGCCCTTCCCGGTGATCGACAACGACGAGCTGGCCAAGCTCATCCACATCAACGCCGACGGCGACCTCCCCGGTATGAAGGCCGTCACCCTCTCCGGCCTCTACCGCGTCTCCGGCGGCGGCGCCTCGCTCGCCGCGCGCATCGAGGAGATCCGCGCCGAGACGGACGCCGCGATCGAGGCGGGCGCGCGCCTCATCGTGCTCTCCGACCGCCACTCCGACGCCGAGCACGCCCCGATCCCCTCGCTGCTGCTCACCGCGGCCGTCCACCACCACCTCATCAAGACCAAGCAGCGCTCCGAGGTCGGCCTGCTCGTCGAGGCCGGGGACGTCCGCGAGGTCCACCACGTGGCCCTCCTCATCGGCTACGGCGCCGCCGCCGTCAACCCCTACCTCGCCATGGAGTCCGTCGAGGACCTCGTGCGCGCCGGGACCTTCCTCCCCGACACCGAGGTCGAGCAGGGCATCCGCAACCTCATCAAGGCGCTCGGCAAGGGCGTCCTGAAGGTCATGTCGAAGATGGGCATCTCGACCGTCGCCTCCTACCGGGGCGCACAGGTCTTCGAGGCCGTCGGCCTCGCCGCCGACTTCGTCGACACCTACTTCTCCGGCACCACCTCCAAGATCGGCGGCATCGGCATCGACGTCGTCGCCGAGGAGGTCGCCGCCCGCCACGCCAAGGCGTACCCGCCCACCGGCATCCCCTCCGCGCACCGCGCCCTGGAGATCGGCGGCGAGTACCAGTGGCGCCGCGAGGGCGAACCGCACCTCTTCGACCCCGAGACGGTCTTCCGCCTCCAGCACGCCACGCGCAGCCGCCGCTACGACATCTTCCAGAAGTACACGGAGCGCGTGAACGAGCAGTCCGAGCGGCTCATGACGCTGCGCGGCCTCTTCCACTTCAGCACCGGGCGCACCCCCGTCCCGCTCGACGAGGTCGAGCCGGTCTCCGAGATCGTCAAGCGCTTCTCGACCGGCGCCATGTCGTACGGCTCCATCTCCAAGGAGGCGCACGAGAACCTCGCCATCGCGATGAACCAGCTCGGCGGCAAGTCGAACACCGGTGAGGGCGGCGAGGACGCCGACCGGCTCTACGACCCCGCGCGCCGCTCCGCGATCAAGCAGGTCGCCTCCGGGCGCTTCGGCGTCACGAGCGAGTACCTCGTCAACGCCGACGACATCCAGATCAAGATGGCCCAGGGCGCCAAGCCCGGCGAGGGCGGTCAGCTCCCGGGCCACAAGGTCTACCCGTGGGTCGCCACCACCCGGCACTCCACGCCCGGCGTCGGCCTCATCTCGCCGCCCCCGCACCACGACATCTACTCCATCGAGGACCTCGCCCAGCTCATCCACGACCTGAAGAACGCCAACCCCAGGGCGCGCGTCCACGTCAAGCTGGTCTCCGAGGTCGGCGTCGGCACCGTCGCCGCCGGTGTCTCCAAGGCCCACGCGGACGTCGTCCTCGTCTCCGGCCACGACGGCGGCACGGGGGCGTCCCCCCTCACGTCGCTCAAGCACGCGGGCGGCCCCTGGGAACTCGGCCTCGCCGAGACCCAGCAGACCCTGCTCCTCAACGGGCTGCGCGACCGCATCGTCGTGCAGACCGACGGACAGCTCAAGACGGGCCGCGACGTCGTCATCGCCGCGCTCCTCGGCGCCGAGGAGTACGGTTTCGCGACCGCCCCGCTCGTCGTCTCCGGCTGCGTCATGATGCGCGTCTGCCACCTCGACACCTGCCCCGTCGGCATCGCCACGCAGAACCCCGTCCTGCGCGAGCGCTTCGCGGGCAAGCCCGAGTTCGTCGTCAACTTCTTCGAGTTCATCGCCGAGGAGGTCCGCGAGCTCCTCGCCGAGCTGGGCTTCCGCAGCCTGGATGAGGCCATCGGCCACGCCGAGTACCTCGACACGACCCGCGCGGTGAACCACTGGAAGGCGCAGGGCCTCGACCTCGCCCCGCTCTTCCACGTCCCCGAGCTGCCCGAGGGCACCGCCCGCCGCCAGGTCACCGAGCAGGACCACGGCCTCGCCAAGGCGCTCGACAACGAGCTGATCAAGCTCGCCGCCGACGCCCTCGCCGCCTCCTCGCCCGAAGCGGCCCCGCCGGTCCGCGGCCAGCTCGCGATCCGCAACATCAACCGCACCGTCGGCACGATGCTCGGCCACGAGGTCACCCGCCGCTTCGGCGGCGCGGGACTGCCCGACGACACCATCGACATCACCTTCACCGGTTCCGCGGGCCAGTCCTTCGGCGCCTTCCTCCCGCACGGCGTCACGCTGCGCCTGGAGGGCGACGCCAACGACTACGTCGGCAAGGGCCTCTCCGGCGGCCGGGTCGTCGTCCGCCCCGACCGGGGCGCCGACCACCTCGCCGAGTACTCCACGATCGCGGGCAACACGATCGCCTACGGCGCGACCGGCGGCGAGCTGTTCCTGCGCGGCCGTTCCGGCGAGCGCTTCTGCGTGCGCAACTCGGGCGCCACCGTCGTCTCCGAGGGCGTCGGCGACCACGGCTGCGAGTACATGACCGGGGGCCGCGCCCTCGTCCTCGGCGCGACCGGGCGCAACTTCGCGGCCGGGATGTCCGGTGGCATCGCGTACGTCATCGACCTCGACCGGGACAACGTCAACGGCGAGTCCCTCGCCTCCGTCACCGACGTGCTCGACGAGGCCGACACCGCGTGGCTGCACGAGACCGTGCGCCGCCACCAGGAGGAGACCGGCTCCACCGTCGCCGCCAAGCTCCTCGCCGACTGGGACAGCGCCGTCCACCGCTTCAGCAAGATCATTCCCCGTACGTACCAGGCCGTGCTCGCCGCCAAGGACGCCGCCGAGCGGGCCGGGCTCTCGGAGAACGAGACCCAGGACAAGATGATGGAGGCGGCGACCAATGGCTGA
- a CDS encoding glutamate synthase subunit beta: MADPKGFLTHGREVARTRPVAERVQDWNEVYVPGSLLPIVSTQAGRCMDCGIPFCHQGCPLGNLIPEWNDYAYREDWSAAAERLHATNNFPEFTGRLCPAPCESACVLGINQQPVTIKNVEVSIIDKAWDTGDVAPSIPERLSGKTVAVIGSGPAGLAAAQQLTRAGHTVAVYERADRIGGLLRYGIPEFKMEKRHINRRIEQMRAEGTKFRTGVEVGRDLDAAKLRRRYDAVVIAAGATVSRDLPVPGRDLKGIHYAMEYLPLSNKVQEGDFVASPISAEGKHVVVIGGGDTGADCVGTAHRQGAASVTQLEIMPQPGADRNPLSQPWPTFPMLYKVTSAHEEGGERIYSAGTTHFEGDEDGNVRFLHLAEVEFVDGKLTQKPGTERRIPAELVTLAMGFTGTDQSNGLVEQFGLDLDARGNIARDEHFATNVPGVFVAGDAGRGQSLIVWAIAEGRSAARGVDSYLTGASSLPAPIRPTDRSLTV, translated from the coding sequence ATGGCTGACCCCAAGGGCTTTCTCACCCACGGGCGCGAGGTCGCCCGCACCCGTCCCGTCGCCGAGCGCGTCCAGGACTGGAACGAGGTCTACGTCCCCGGCTCCCTGCTGCCGATCGTCTCGACGCAGGCCGGCCGCTGCATGGACTGCGGCATCCCCTTCTGCCACCAGGGCTGCCCGCTCGGCAACCTCATCCCCGAGTGGAACGACTACGCCTACCGCGAGGACTGGTCCGCCGCGGCCGAGCGCCTCCACGCGACGAACAACTTCCCCGAGTTCACCGGGCGGCTCTGCCCCGCCCCGTGCGAGTCGGCGTGCGTCCTCGGCATCAACCAGCAGCCGGTGACGATCAAGAACGTCGAGGTCTCCATCATCGACAAGGCGTGGGACACCGGCGACGTCGCGCCGAGCATCCCCGAGCGCCTCTCCGGGAAGACCGTCGCCGTCATCGGCTCGGGCCCCGCCGGACTCGCCGCCGCCCAGCAGCTCACCCGCGCCGGGCACACCGTCGCCGTCTACGAGCGCGCCGACCGCATCGGCGGGCTCCTGCGCTACGGCATCCCCGAGTTCAAGATGGAGAAGCGGCACATCAACCGCCGCATCGAGCAGATGCGCGCGGAGGGCACCAAGTTCCGCACCGGCGTCGAGGTCGGCCGCGACCTCGACGCGGCGAAGCTGCGCCGCCGCTACGACGCCGTCGTCATCGCCGCGGGCGCCACCGTCTCGCGCGACCTGCCCGTCCCCGGGCGCGACCTCAAGGGCATCCACTACGCGATGGAGTACCTGCCCCTGTCCAACAAGGTGCAGGAGGGCGACTTCGTCGCCTCGCCGATCTCGGCCGAGGGCAAGCACGTCGTCGTGATCGGCGGCGGCGACACGGGCGCCGACTGCGTCGGCACCGCCCACCGCCAGGGCGCGGCCTCGGTCACGCAGCTGGAGATCATGCCGCAGCCCGGCGCCGACCGGAACCCGCTCTCGCAGCCCTGGCCGACCTTCCCCATGCTCTACAAGGTCACCTCCGCGCACGAGGAGGGCGGCGAGCGGATCTACTCCGCCGGCACCACCCACTTCGAGGGCGACGAGGACGGCAACGTGCGGTTCCTGCACCTCGCCGAGGTCGAGTTCGTCGACGGCAAGCTCACCCAGAAGCCCGGCACCGAGCGGAGGATCCCCGCCGAACTCGTCACCCTCGCGATGGGCTTCACCGGCACCGACCAGTCCAACGGCCTCGTCGAGCAGTTCGGCCTCGACCTCGACGCGCGCGGCAACATCGCCCGCGACGAGCACTTCGCGACCAACGTCCCCGGCGTCTTCGTCGCCGGCGACGCCGGTCGCGGCCAGTCCCTCATCGTCTGGGCCATCGCCGAGGGCCGCTCCGCGGCGCGCGGCGTGGACAGCTACCTCACCGGGGCCAGCTCCCTGCCCGCCCCGATCCGCCCCACGGACCGCTCCCTCACGGTCTGA
- a CDS encoding cold-shock protein produces MATGTVKWFNSEKGFGFIEQDGGGPDVFAHYSNIASSGFRELIEGQKVEFDVTQGQKGLQAENITPKG; encoded by the coding sequence ATGGCCACCGGTACCGTGAAGTGGTTCAACAGCGAAAAGGGCTTCGGCTTCATCGAGCAGGACGGCGGCGGCCCCGACGTCTTCGCCCACTACTCGAACATCGCGTCCTCGGGCTTCCGTGAGCTCATCGAGGGCCAGAAGGTCGAGTTCGACGTCACGCAGGGCCAGAAGGGCCTGCAGGCGGAGAACATCACGCCCAAGGGCTGA
- a CDS encoding DEAD/DEAH box helicase yields MTTPQDPAGRPARDSRRPARRRGGNSGATARTEAPRAPRADGSRTARGDAPRAARGETRTARGDAARAPQPRRRGPASGAPRGSGSRGGAKPGSASRDFAAPEPRTPALPPVAAFEDLDMPEALLKTLAAQGVTTPFPIQAATLPNSLAGRDILGRGRTGSGKTLAFGLALLARTAGRRAEPRAPLGLVLVPTRELAQQVTDALTPYATSVNLRLTTVVGGLSLTKQANALRRGAELLVATPGRLKDLIDRGDCTLQDVRTTVLDEADQMADMGFLPQVTRLLNQVEPEGQTMLFSATLDANVDRLVRDFLDDPVVHSVDPSAGAVTTMEHHLLYVADATVKRAVTHHIAAREGRLIMFVDTKHGADRLAKRLLADGVPAAALHGGRSQPQRTRTLDQFKNGQVTALVATNVAARGIHIDALDLVVNVDPPVDHKDYLHRGGRTARAGESGSVVTLVLPEQKRDTQRLFSAAGIRPHTANVTASDPELARVTGAREPSGVPVTLAPPVSATPPAQRGGGTRTGSGRRRGAGSGGGAGGGASRRGRGRGPRSQAS; encoded by the coding sequence ATGACCACCCCCCAGGACCCCGCAGGCCGCCCCGCCCGCGACTCCCGCCGCCCCGCCCGCCGCCGAGGCGGGAACTCCGGCGCCACCGCCCGCACCGAGGCCCCCCGCGCCCCCCGCGCCGACGGCTCCCGCACGGCCCGCGGCGACGCGCCCCGTGCCGCGCGCGGCGAGACCCGTACCGCCCGCGGCGACGCGGCCCGCGCCCCCCAGCCCCGCCGCCGCGGCCCCGCCTCCGGCGCCCCGCGCGGCAGCGGCTCGCGCGGCGGAGCCAAGCCCGGCAGCGCCTCCCGCGACTTCGCCGCGCCCGAGCCCCGCACCCCCGCGCTCCCGCCCGTCGCGGCCTTCGAGGACCTCGACATGCCCGAGGCGCTCCTGAAGACCCTCGCCGCGCAGGGCGTCACGACGCCGTTCCCGATCCAGGCCGCGACCCTCCCGAACTCCCTCGCGGGCCGCGACATCCTCGGCCGGGGCCGCACCGGATCCGGCAAGACCCTCGCCTTCGGCCTCGCGCTCCTCGCCCGGACGGCCGGCCGCCGCGCCGAGCCACGTGCCCCGCTCGGCCTCGTCCTCGTGCCCACCCGCGAGCTGGCCCAGCAGGTCACCGACGCCCTCACCCCCTACGCCACCTCGGTGAACCTGCGCCTGACGACCGTCGTCGGCGGGCTCTCGCTCACCAAGCAGGCGAACGCCCTGCGACGCGGCGCGGAACTCCTCGTCGCGACCCCCGGGCGCCTCAAGGACCTCATCGACCGCGGCGACTGCACCCTCCAGGACGTGCGCACCACCGTCCTCGACGAGGCCGACCAGATGGCCGACATGGGCTTCCTGCCCCAGGTCACGCGGCTGCTCAACCAGGTCGAGCCCGAGGGCCAGACGATGCTGTTCTCGGCGACGCTCGACGCCAACGTCGACCGCCTCGTCCGCGACTTCCTCGACGACCCGGTCGTCCACTCCGTCGACCCCTCGGCGGGCGCCGTCACGACGATGGAGCACCACCTCCTGTACGTCGCCGACGCGACCGTGAAGCGTGCCGTCACGCACCACATCGCCGCCCGCGAGGGCCGCCTGATCATGTTCGTCGACACCAAGCACGGCGCCGACCGGCTCGCCAAGCGCCTCCTCGCCGACGGCGTCCCCGCCGCCGCGCTGCACGGCGGACGCAGCCAGCCGCAGCGCACCCGCACCCTCGACCAGTTCAAGAACGGGCAGGTCACCGCGCTCGTCGCGACCAACGTCGCCGCCCGCGGCATCCACATCGACGCGCTCGACCTCGTCGTCAACGTCGATCCGCCCGTCGACCACAAGGACTACCTGCACCGCGGCGGGCGCACCGCCCGCGCCGGTGAGTCGGGGAGCGTCGTCACGCTCGTCCTGCCCGAGCAGAAGCGCGACACGCAGCGGCTCTTCTCCGCGGCCGGTATCCGCCCGCACACCGCGAACGTCACGGCGAGCGACCCCGAACTCGCCCGCGTCACCGGCGCCCGCGAGCCCTCGGGCGTGCCCGTGACCCTGGCCCCGCCCGTCAGCGCCACCCCGCCCGCCCAGCGCGGCGGCGGCACCCGCACCGGCTCCGGCAGGCGGCGCGGCGCCGGGAGCGGCGGCGGGGCCGGCGGCGGTGCGAGCCGACGCGGCCGGGGACGCGGCCCGCGGTCGCAGGCAAGCTGA
- a CDS encoding S1 family peptidase — MPYRTLGAVLAAAALTFAGTAAHAAPRPVIGGSEAAPGAYPWAVHLSMGCGGSLYAEDLVLTAAHCLDGTVSPDQVTATLGSTDLDSPDALRVRGTKAVLAPGYDGAGKDWALLKLAAPVDLPTLPLTPSTRYDKGTFTVAGWGATSENGTEVRRLRGVDVPFVDDRTCARAYGKDLVPAEELCAGRPRGGADACQGDSGGPLFRPGPSREPVQIGIVSWGQGCGRARTPGVYTELSHFREDIAKAAQTL, encoded by the coding sequence TTGCCGTACCGCACCCTCGGCGCCGTCCTCGCCGCCGCCGCGCTCACCTTCGCCGGCACCGCCGCCCACGCCGCGCCCCGCCCCGTCATCGGCGGCTCCGAGGCGGCCCCCGGCGCCTACCCCTGGGCGGTCCATCTCTCGATGGGCTGCGGCGGCTCCCTCTACGCCGAGGACCTCGTCCTCACCGCCGCGCACTGCCTCGACGGCACCGTCAGCCCCGACCAGGTCACCGCGACCCTCGGCAGCACCGACCTCGACAGCCCCGACGCGCTCAGGGTGCGCGGCACGAAGGCCGTCCTCGCCCCCGGCTACGACGGAGCGGGCAAGGACTGGGCCCTCCTCAAACTCGCCGCGCCCGTCGACCTCCCCACCCTCCCGCTCACCCCGTCCACGCGCTACGACAAAGGCACCTTCACCGTCGCCGGCTGGGGCGCCACGAGCGAGAACGGCACCGAGGTGCGCCGACTCCGCGGCGTCGACGTCCCCTTCGTCGACGACCGCACCTGCGCCCGCGCCTACGGAAAGGACCTCGTCCCCGCCGAGGAACTGTGCGCGGGCAGGCCCCGGGGCGGCGCCGACGCCTGCCAGGGCGACTCCGGAGGGCCCCTCTTCCGCCCCGGCCCCTCGCGCGAACCCGTCCAGATCGGCATCGTCAGCTGGGGCCAGGGCTGCGGACGCGCCCGCACCCCCGGCGTCTACACCGAACTGAGCCACTTCCGCGAGGACATCGCGAAGGCGGCGCAGACGCTGTGA
- a CDS encoding glycoside hydrolase family 35 protein, with protein sequence MFEIGERDFLVDGRPVRLLSGALHYFRVHEGQWAHRLGMLRALGLNCVETYVPWNLHEPERGRYEDVAALGRFLDAAAEAGLYAIVRPGPYICAEWENGGLPAWLRGPLRTRDAGFTEPVAAWFRRLLPQVVERQADRGGPVVMVQVENEYGSFGSDAVYLEWLTGLLREVGVTVPLCTSDGPEDWMLSGGTVPGVLATVNFGSGSEEALATLRRARPEGPLMVMEFWCGWFTHWGDKEVERRDAADAAAELRAILDAGASVNLYMAHGGSNGGWEGANRLGEWHDGAYTATTTSYDYDAPIDEAGRPTRKFHLMREVFAPYADGPLPELPAAPPALGAEVSVRPAAWAPLGAVVDAVGGGEREAAWAPSFEDLGVDRGLVRYRLRVPGPRAPRPLRLPEIRDLCEMYVDGVRVAPGTPVGGGAEVELWVESLGRVNYGPRVGESKGLPGGVLHATQYLHGVRATPLRLRDLDAALPALPFTAPPAPGARGLHLAVFTAAAPGDAWLSLPGWGRGFVWLNGVCLGRYWSEGPQTELFVPGPVLRAEGGNELRVLELAGPEGEEAGEVRLRPVEG encoded by the coding sequence ATGTTCGAGATCGGCGAGCGGGATTTCCTGGTGGACGGGCGGCCCGTGCGCTTGCTTTCAGGGGCTTTGCACTACTTCCGGGTGCACGAGGGCCAGTGGGCGCACCGGCTGGGGATGCTGCGGGCGCTGGGGCTGAACTGCGTCGAGACGTACGTGCCGTGGAACCTGCACGAGCCGGAGCGGGGCCGGTACGAGGACGTGGCGGCGCTCGGCCGCTTCCTGGACGCGGCGGCGGAGGCGGGCCTGTACGCGATCGTCCGCCCGGGGCCGTACATCTGTGCCGAGTGGGAGAACGGCGGGCTGCCCGCGTGGCTGCGGGGCCCGCTGCGGACGCGGGACGCGGGCTTCACCGAGCCGGTCGCCGCGTGGTTCCGGCGGCTGTTGCCGCAGGTCGTGGAGCGGCAGGCGGACCGGGGCGGTCCCGTGGTGATGGTGCAGGTGGAGAACGAGTACGGGAGTTTCGGCTCGGACGCGGTGTACCTGGAGTGGCTGACGGGGCTGCTGCGCGAGGTGGGGGTGACGGTGCCGTTGTGCACGTCGGACGGTCCCGAGGACTGGATGCTGTCGGGCGGCACGGTGCCGGGGGTGCTCGCGACGGTGAACTTCGGCTCGGGGAGCGAGGAGGCGCTCGCGACGCTGCGGCGGGCGCGGCCCGAGGGGCCTTTGATGGTCATGGAGTTCTGGTGCGGGTGGTTCACGCACTGGGGGGACAAGGAGGTGGAGCGCAGGGACGCGGCGGACGCGGCGGCCGAGCTGCGGGCGATCCTCGACGCGGGCGCGTCGGTGAACCTCTACATGGCGCACGGCGGTTCGAACGGCGGCTGGGAGGGCGCGAACCGGCTCGGCGAGTGGCACGACGGGGCGTACACGGCGACGACGACCTCGTACGACTACGACGCCCCGATCGACGAGGCGGGCCGCCCGACGCGGAAGTTCCACCTCATGCGCGAGGTCTTCGCACCGTACGCGGACGGGCCGCTCCCGGAGCTGCCCGCCGCTCCCCCGGCGCTCGGCGCGGAGGTGTCCGTGCGGCCCGCCGCGTGGGCGCCGCTCGGCGCGGTCGTGGACGCGGTGGGTGGCGGGGAGCGCGAGGCGGCGTGGGCCCCGTCGTTCGAGGACCTGGGCGTGGACCGGGGTCTGGTCCGTTACCGGCTGCGCGTCCCGGGTCCGCGCGCGCCGCGCCCGTTGCGGCTGCCGGAGATACGGGACCTGTGCGAGATGTACGTGGACGGGGTCCGCGTCGCGCCGGGCACGCCGGTCGGGGGCGGGGCCGAGGTCGAGCTGTGGGTGGAGTCCCTGGGGCGCGTCAACTACGGGCCGCGCGTGGGCGAGTCGAAGGGCCTGCCCGGCGGTGTCCTGCACGCGACCCAGTACCTGCACGGCGTCCGCGCGACCCCGCTGCGCCTGCGGGACCTGGACGCCGCGCTGCCCGCGCTGCCGTTCACGGCGCCGCCCGCGCCGGGGGCGCGCGGCCTGCACCTCGCCGTGTTCACGGCCGCCGCTCCGGGTGACGCCTGGCTCTCGCTGCCGGGCTGGGGCCGGGGCTTCGTGTGGCTCAACGGCGTGTGCCTGGGCCGCTACTGGTCCGAGGGCCCGCAGACCGAACTGTTCGTCCCCGGGCCGGTGCTGCGCGCCGAGGGCGGGAACGAGCTGCGGGTCCTGGAGCTGGCGGGCCCGGAGGGCGAGGAGGCCGGGGAGGTGCGGCTGCGGCCGGTCGAGGGCTGA
- a CDS encoding chorismate mutase, whose translation MTTSNAEDARAELLRLRDSIDNIDAAVIYMLAERFKATQQVGHLKAAHQLPPADPAREAQQIARLRRLAESAKLDPAFAEKLLNFIVAEVIRHHERIAEEAGGKS comes from the coding sequence ATGACCACCAGCAACGCCGAGGACGCCCGCGCCGAACTGCTCCGGCTCCGGGACAGCATCGACAACATCGACGCCGCTGTCATCTACATGCTCGCGGAACGCTTCAAGGCCACGCAGCAGGTCGGCCACCTCAAGGCCGCCCACCAGCTCCCCCCGGCCGACCCGGCCCGCGAGGCCCAGCAGATCGCCCGCCTCCGCCGCCTCGCCGAAAGCGCCAAACTCGACCCGGCCTTCGCGGAAAAACTCCTCAACTTCATTGTCGCGGAGGTCATCCGGCACCACGAGCGCATCGCGGAGGAAGCGGGCGGCAAGAGCTGA